One window from the genome of Eucalyptus grandis isolate ANBG69807.140 chromosome 7, ASM1654582v1, whole genome shotgun sequence encodes:
- the LOC104453080 gene encoding endo-1,4-beta-xylanase 5-like isoform X1: protein MILTGFSRTALIAGAMRSSPGFNMFLFLSLAFALLSLGSAISGQITQTVFDDYYDSMATTQCLTEPGSLMYGGGVILNPEFIHGTSAWTLFGQGATELRISHTNNRFMVARDRKRPSDSFSQKVQLEKGMFYAFSAWVQVSQGSETVSVAFRTGDGEFVRGGSVVAEQGCWSLLKGGIAANSSSTADVLFESKNISTEIWVDNVALQPFSKKQWRNHQEESIEKVRKSTVRFQITSVNERGLGVGGANVLIKQTKPGFPFGCGMNFHILESADYQNWFTSRFRYTTFTNAMKWYSTEAKQGQENYTIADAMLKFAQDNNISIRGHNVFWDNQKYQPDWVKTLAPDDLRKAAEKRINSVVSRYAGELIAWDVVNENMHFSFFEDNLGENASSMYYSTAYKLDPTPRMFLNEYNTIEYSGDEKASPGNYKKRLQEIFSYPGNEDIPAGIGVQGHFGTGQPNLAYMRSSLDILATTGVPIWLTEVSVDPGANQAQYLEDVLREAYSHPGVEGIIMFAGPMYAGFNSTALTDMNFNNTLAGDVVDKLIQEWRSEDLEARADEEGFFSTTLLHGEYEITITDPISNSSSTSRFEVTRDSFRKIYHFHI, encoded by the exons ATGATTCTTACAGGCTTTTCTAGAACTGCTCTAATTGCTGGAGCGATGAGAAGTTCACCAGGATTCAAcatgttcttgtttctttctctcgCATTTGCATTGCTGTCCTTAGGATCAG CCATTTCAGGGCAGATCACACAGACTGTCTTCGATGATTATTATGATTCAATGGCGACAACACAG TGTTTGACGGAGCCGGGGAGCCTTATGTATGGAGGTGGGGTCATACTGAACCCAGAGTTCATCCACGGCACTTCCGCATGGACCTTGTTTGGGCAAGGAGCAACTGAATTGCGCATATCACATACCAACAACAGGTTCATGGTGGCTCGCGATAGGAAACGCCCGTCAGACAGTTTCTCTCAGAAAGTCCAGCTCGAGAAGGGAATGTTCTACGCATTTTCTG CTTGGGTACAAGTAAGTCAAGGAAGCGAGACGGTATCGGTGGCGTTTCGAACTGGAGATGGCGAGTTTGTCCGTGGAGGCAGTGTTGTGGCCGAGCAAGGGTGCTGGTCTTTGCTGAAAGGAGGCATCGCCGCGAATTCTTCGAGCACAGCTGATGTTCTTTTCGAG AGCAAGAATATCTCGACAGAGATATGGGTCGACAATGTCGCGTTGCAGCCGTTCTCGAAGAAGCAATGGAGGAATCACCAAGAAGAAAGCATAGAGAAG GTACGGAAAAGCACAGTGAGGTTCCAGATAACTTCTGTGAACGAAAGAGGACTCGGGGTCGGAGGAGCCAATGTTCTCATCAAACAGACCAAACCGGGCTTTCCATTCGGGTGCGGCATGAACTTCCACATCCTTGAGAGCGCCGATTACCAGAACTGGTTCACGTCGCGGTTCAGATACACCACTTTCACCAACGCAATGAAGTGGTACAGCACGGAGGCAAAACAAGGCCAAGAGAACTACACAATAGCCGACGCAATGCTGAAGTTTGCGCAAGATAATAACATTTCGATCCGAGGCCACAATGTCTTCTGGGACAACCAGAAGTACCAGCCCGATTGGGTCAAGACCCTTGCCCCCGATGATCTGCGAAAAGCAGCGGAGAAGAGGATCAATTCAGTTGTCTCACGATACGCAGGAGAATTGATTGCCTGGGATGTGGTCAATGAGAACATGCACTTCAGCTTCTTCGAGGACAACCTCGGGGAAAATGCTTCCTCGATGTATTACTCAACGGCATACAAGCTCGATCCGACCCCGAGAATGTTCCTGAACGAGTACAACACCATCGAGTACAGCGGGGACGAGAAGGCAAGCCCGGGGAACTACAAGAAGAGGCTCCAGGAAATATTTTCGTACCCCGGGAATGAGGATATACCGGCCGGGATAGGAGTGCAAGGCCATTTCGGCACTGGCCAGCCAAACTTGGCATACATGAGATCAAGCCTAGACATTCTGGCCACAACTGGTGTGCCCATTTGGCTCACAGAAGTGTCTGTGGATCCAGGAGCTAACCAG GCTCAGTACTTGGAAGATGTGCTCAGGGAGGCTTACTCCCATCCCGGTGTGGAAGGGATCATAATGTTCGCCGGCCCCATGTACGCCGGCTTCAACTCCACGGCGCTCACGGACATGAACTTCAACAACACGCTGGCCGGGGATGTCGTGGACAAGCTGATCCAGGAATGGAGATCCGAGGACCTAGAGGCTCGCGCCGATGAGGAAGGGTTCTTCAGCACTACACTGCTTCATGGAGAGTATGAGATCACTATCACCGATCCAATCTCAAATTCCTCTTCCACTTCAAGATTTGAAGTGACCAGAGATAGCTTCAGGAAAATTTACCATTTTCACATATAA
- the LOC104453080 gene encoding endo-1,4-beta-xylanase 5-like isoform X2 has product MILTGFSRTALIAGAMRSSPGFNMFLFLSLAFALLSLGSGQITQTVFDDYYDSMATTQCLTEPGSLMYGGGVILNPEFIHGTSAWTLFGQGATELRISHTNNRFMVARDRKRPSDSFSQKVQLEKGMFYAFSAWVQVSQGSETVSVAFRTGDGEFVRGGSVVAEQGCWSLLKGGIAANSSSTADVLFESKNISTEIWVDNVALQPFSKKQWRNHQEESIEKVRKSTVRFQITSVNERGLGVGGANVLIKQTKPGFPFGCGMNFHILESADYQNWFTSRFRYTTFTNAMKWYSTEAKQGQENYTIADAMLKFAQDNNISIRGHNVFWDNQKYQPDWVKTLAPDDLRKAAEKRINSVVSRYAGELIAWDVVNENMHFSFFEDNLGENASSMYYSTAYKLDPTPRMFLNEYNTIEYSGDEKASPGNYKKRLQEIFSYPGNEDIPAGIGVQGHFGTGQPNLAYMRSSLDILATTGVPIWLTEVSVDPGANQAQYLEDVLREAYSHPGVEGIIMFAGPMYAGFNSTALTDMNFNNTLAGDVVDKLIQEWRSEDLEARADEEGFFSTTLLHGEYEITITDPISNSSSTSRFEVTRDSFRKIYHFHI; this is encoded by the exons ATGATTCTTACAGGCTTTTCTAGAACTGCTCTAATTGCTGGAGCGATGAGAAGTTCACCAGGATTCAAcatgttcttgtttctttctctcgCATTTGCATTGCTGTCCTTAGGATCAG GGCAGATCACACAGACTGTCTTCGATGATTATTATGATTCAATGGCGACAACACAG TGTTTGACGGAGCCGGGGAGCCTTATGTATGGAGGTGGGGTCATACTGAACCCAGAGTTCATCCACGGCACTTCCGCATGGACCTTGTTTGGGCAAGGAGCAACTGAATTGCGCATATCACATACCAACAACAGGTTCATGGTGGCTCGCGATAGGAAACGCCCGTCAGACAGTTTCTCTCAGAAAGTCCAGCTCGAGAAGGGAATGTTCTACGCATTTTCTG CTTGGGTACAAGTAAGTCAAGGAAGCGAGACGGTATCGGTGGCGTTTCGAACTGGAGATGGCGAGTTTGTCCGTGGAGGCAGTGTTGTGGCCGAGCAAGGGTGCTGGTCTTTGCTGAAAGGAGGCATCGCCGCGAATTCTTCGAGCACAGCTGATGTTCTTTTCGAG AGCAAGAATATCTCGACAGAGATATGGGTCGACAATGTCGCGTTGCAGCCGTTCTCGAAGAAGCAATGGAGGAATCACCAAGAAGAAAGCATAGAGAAG GTACGGAAAAGCACAGTGAGGTTCCAGATAACTTCTGTGAACGAAAGAGGACTCGGGGTCGGAGGAGCCAATGTTCTCATCAAACAGACCAAACCGGGCTTTCCATTCGGGTGCGGCATGAACTTCCACATCCTTGAGAGCGCCGATTACCAGAACTGGTTCACGTCGCGGTTCAGATACACCACTTTCACCAACGCAATGAAGTGGTACAGCACGGAGGCAAAACAAGGCCAAGAGAACTACACAATAGCCGACGCAATGCTGAAGTTTGCGCAAGATAATAACATTTCGATCCGAGGCCACAATGTCTTCTGGGACAACCAGAAGTACCAGCCCGATTGGGTCAAGACCCTTGCCCCCGATGATCTGCGAAAAGCAGCGGAGAAGAGGATCAATTCAGTTGTCTCACGATACGCAGGAGAATTGATTGCCTGGGATGTGGTCAATGAGAACATGCACTTCAGCTTCTTCGAGGACAACCTCGGGGAAAATGCTTCCTCGATGTATTACTCAACGGCATACAAGCTCGATCCGACCCCGAGAATGTTCCTGAACGAGTACAACACCATCGAGTACAGCGGGGACGAGAAGGCAAGCCCGGGGAACTACAAGAAGAGGCTCCAGGAAATATTTTCGTACCCCGGGAATGAGGATATACCGGCCGGGATAGGAGTGCAAGGCCATTTCGGCACTGGCCAGCCAAACTTGGCATACATGAGATCAAGCCTAGACATTCTGGCCACAACTGGTGTGCCCATTTGGCTCACAGAAGTGTCTGTGGATCCAGGAGCTAACCAG GCTCAGTACTTGGAAGATGTGCTCAGGGAGGCTTACTCCCATCCCGGTGTGGAAGGGATCATAATGTTCGCCGGCCCCATGTACGCCGGCTTCAACTCCACGGCGCTCACGGACATGAACTTCAACAACACGCTGGCCGGGGATGTCGTGGACAAGCTGATCCAGGAATGGAGATCCGAGGACCTAGAGGCTCGCGCCGATGAGGAAGGGTTCTTCAGCACTACACTGCTTCATGGAGAGTATGAGATCACTATCACCGATCCAATCTCAAATTCCTCTTCCACTTCAAGATTTGAAGTGACCAGAGATAGCTTCAGGAAAATTTACCATTTTCACATATAA
- the LOC104453080 gene encoding endo-1,4-beta-xylanase 5-like isoform X4 yields MRSSPGFNMFLFLSLAFALLSLGSGQITQTVFDDYYDSMATTQCLTEPGSLMYGGGVILNPEFIHGTSAWTLFGQGATELRISHTNNRFMVARDRKRPSDSFSQKVQLEKGMFYAFSAWVQVSQGSETVSVAFRTGDGEFVRGGSVVAEQGCWSLLKGGIAANSSSTADVLFESKNISTEIWVDNVALQPFSKKQWRNHQEESIEKVRKSTVRFQITSVNERGLGVGGANVLIKQTKPGFPFGCGMNFHILESADYQNWFTSRFRYTTFTNAMKWYSTEAKQGQENYTIADAMLKFAQDNNISIRGHNVFWDNQKYQPDWVKTLAPDDLRKAAEKRINSVVSRYAGELIAWDVVNENMHFSFFEDNLGENASSMYYSTAYKLDPTPRMFLNEYNTIEYSGDEKASPGNYKKRLQEIFSYPGNEDIPAGIGVQGHFGTGQPNLAYMRSSLDILATTGVPIWLTEVSVDPGANQAQYLEDVLREAYSHPGVEGIIMFAGPMYAGFNSTALTDMNFNNTLAGDVVDKLIQEWRSEDLEARADEEGFFSTTLLHGEYEITITDPISNSSSTSRFEVTRDSFRKIYHFHI; encoded by the exons ATGAGAAGTTCACCAGGATTCAAcatgttcttgtttctttctctcgCATTTGCATTGCTGTCCTTAGGATCAG GGCAGATCACACAGACTGTCTTCGATGATTATTATGATTCAATGGCGACAACACAG TGTTTGACGGAGCCGGGGAGCCTTATGTATGGAGGTGGGGTCATACTGAACCCAGAGTTCATCCACGGCACTTCCGCATGGACCTTGTTTGGGCAAGGAGCAACTGAATTGCGCATATCACATACCAACAACAGGTTCATGGTGGCTCGCGATAGGAAACGCCCGTCAGACAGTTTCTCTCAGAAAGTCCAGCTCGAGAAGGGAATGTTCTACGCATTTTCTG CTTGGGTACAAGTAAGTCAAGGAAGCGAGACGGTATCGGTGGCGTTTCGAACTGGAGATGGCGAGTTTGTCCGTGGAGGCAGTGTTGTGGCCGAGCAAGGGTGCTGGTCTTTGCTGAAAGGAGGCATCGCCGCGAATTCTTCGAGCACAGCTGATGTTCTTTTCGAG AGCAAGAATATCTCGACAGAGATATGGGTCGACAATGTCGCGTTGCAGCCGTTCTCGAAGAAGCAATGGAGGAATCACCAAGAAGAAAGCATAGAGAAG GTACGGAAAAGCACAGTGAGGTTCCAGATAACTTCTGTGAACGAAAGAGGACTCGGGGTCGGAGGAGCCAATGTTCTCATCAAACAGACCAAACCGGGCTTTCCATTCGGGTGCGGCATGAACTTCCACATCCTTGAGAGCGCCGATTACCAGAACTGGTTCACGTCGCGGTTCAGATACACCACTTTCACCAACGCAATGAAGTGGTACAGCACGGAGGCAAAACAAGGCCAAGAGAACTACACAATAGCCGACGCAATGCTGAAGTTTGCGCAAGATAATAACATTTCGATCCGAGGCCACAATGTCTTCTGGGACAACCAGAAGTACCAGCCCGATTGGGTCAAGACCCTTGCCCCCGATGATCTGCGAAAAGCAGCGGAGAAGAGGATCAATTCAGTTGTCTCACGATACGCAGGAGAATTGATTGCCTGGGATGTGGTCAATGAGAACATGCACTTCAGCTTCTTCGAGGACAACCTCGGGGAAAATGCTTCCTCGATGTATTACTCAACGGCATACAAGCTCGATCCGACCCCGAGAATGTTCCTGAACGAGTACAACACCATCGAGTACAGCGGGGACGAGAAGGCAAGCCCGGGGAACTACAAGAAGAGGCTCCAGGAAATATTTTCGTACCCCGGGAATGAGGATATACCGGCCGGGATAGGAGTGCAAGGCCATTTCGGCACTGGCCAGCCAAACTTGGCATACATGAGATCAAGCCTAGACATTCTGGCCACAACTGGTGTGCCCATTTGGCTCACAGAAGTGTCTGTGGATCCAGGAGCTAACCAG GCTCAGTACTTGGAAGATGTGCTCAGGGAGGCTTACTCCCATCCCGGTGTGGAAGGGATCATAATGTTCGCCGGCCCCATGTACGCCGGCTTCAACTCCACGGCGCTCACGGACATGAACTTCAACAACACGCTGGCCGGGGATGTCGTGGACAAGCTGATCCAGGAATGGAGATCCGAGGACCTAGAGGCTCGCGCCGATGAGGAAGGGTTCTTCAGCACTACACTGCTTCATGGAGAGTATGAGATCACTATCACCGATCCAATCTCAAATTCCTCTTCCACTTCAAGATTTGAAGTGACCAGAGATAGCTTCAGGAAAATTTACCATTTTCACATATAA
- the LOC104453080 gene encoding endo-1,4-beta-xylanase 5-like isoform X3, whose product MRSSPGFNMFLFLSLAFALLSLGSAISGQITQTVFDDYYDSMATTQCLTEPGSLMYGGGVILNPEFIHGTSAWTLFGQGATELRISHTNNRFMVARDRKRPSDSFSQKVQLEKGMFYAFSAWVQVSQGSETVSVAFRTGDGEFVRGGSVVAEQGCWSLLKGGIAANSSSTADVLFESKNISTEIWVDNVALQPFSKKQWRNHQEESIEKVRKSTVRFQITSVNERGLGVGGANVLIKQTKPGFPFGCGMNFHILESADYQNWFTSRFRYTTFTNAMKWYSTEAKQGQENYTIADAMLKFAQDNNISIRGHNVFWDNQKYQPDWVKTLAPDDLRKAAEKRINSVVSRYAGELIAWDVVNENMHFSFFEDNLGENASSMYYSTAYKLDPTPRMFLNEYNTIEYSGDEKASPGNYKKRLQEIFSYPGNEDIPAGIGVQGHFGTGQPNLAYMRSSLDILATTGVPIWLTEVSVDPGANQAQYLEDVLREAYSHPGVEGIIMFAGPMYAGFNSTALTDMNFNNTLAGDVVDKLIQEWRSEDLEARADEEGFFSTTLLHGEYEITITDPISNSSSTSRFEVTRDSFRKIYHFHI is encoded by the exons ATGAGAAGTTCACCAGGATTCAAcatgttcttgtttctttctctcgCATTTGCATTGCTGTCCTTAGGATCAG CCATTTCAGGGCAGATCACACAGACTGTCTTCGATGATTATTATGATTCAATGGCGACAACACAG TGTTTGACGGAGCCGGGGAGCCTTATGTATGGAGGTGGGGTCATACTGAACCCAGAGTTCATCCACGGCACTTCCGCATGGACCTTGTTTGGGCAAGGAGCAACTGAATTGCGCATATCACATACCAACAACAGGTTCATGGTGGCTCGCGATAGGAAACGCCCGTCAGACAGTTTCTCTCAGAAAGTCCAGCTCGAGAAGGGAATGTTCTACGCATTTTCTG CTTGGGTACAAGTAAGTCAAGGAAGCGAGACGGTATCGGTGGCGTTTCGAACTGGAGATGGCGAGTTTGTCCGTGGAGGCAGTGTTGTGGCCGAGCAAGGGTGCTGGTCTTTGCTGAAAGGAGGCATCGCCGCGAATTCTTCGAGCACAGCTGATGTTCTTTTCGAG AGCAAGAATATCTCGACAGAGATATGGGTCGACAATGTCGCGTTGCAGCCGTTCTCGAAGAAGCAATGGAGGAATCACCAAGAAGAAAGCATAGAGAAG GTACGGAAAAGCACAGTGAGGTTCCAGATAACTTCTGTGAACGAAAGAGGACTCGGGGTCGGAGGAGCCAATGTTCTCATCAAACAGACCAAACCGGGCTTTCCATTCGGGTGCGGCATGAACTTCCACATCCTTGAGAGCGCCGATTACCAGAACTGGTTCACGTCGCGGTTCAGATACACCACTTTCACCAACGCAATGAAGTGGTACAGCACGGAGGCAAAACAAGGCCAAGAGAACTACACAATAGCCGACGCAATGCTGAAGTTTGCGCAAGATAATAACATTTCGATCCGAGGCCACAATGTCTTCTGGGACAACCAGAAGTACCAGCCCGATTGGGTCAAGACCCTTGCCCCCGATGATCTGCGAAAAGCAGCGGAGAAGAGGATCAATTCAGTTGTCTCACGATACGCAGGAGAATTGATTGCCTGGGATGTGGTCAATGAGAACATGCACTTCAGCTTCTTCGAGGACAACCTCGGGGAAAATGCTTCCTCGATGTATTACTCAACGGCATACAAGCTCGATCCGACCCCGAGAATGTTCCTGAACGAGTACAACACCATCGAGTACAGCGGGGACGAGAAGGCAAGCCCGGGGAACTACAAGAAGAGGCTCCAGGAAATATTTTCGTACCCCGGGAATGAGGATATACCGGCCGGGATAGGAGTGCAAGGCCATTTCGGCACTGGCCAGCCAAACTTGGCATACATGAGATCAAGCCTAGACATTCTGGCCACAACTGGTGTGCCCATTTGGCTCACAGAAGTGTCTGTGGATCCAGGAGCTAACCAG GCTCAGTACTTGGAAGATGTGCTCAGGGAGGCTTACTCCCATCCCGGTGTGGAAGGGATCATAATGTTCGCCGGCCCCATGTACGCCGGCTTCAACTCCACGGCGCTCACGGACATGAACTTCAACAACACGCTGGCCGGGGATGTCGTGGACAAGCTGATCCAGGAATGGAGATCCGAGGACCTAGAGGCTCGCGCCGATGAGGAAGGGTTCTTCAGCACTACACTGCTTCATGGAGAGTATGAGATCACTATCACCGATCCAATCTCAAATTCCTCTTCCACTTCAAGATTTGAAGTGACCAGAGATAGCTTCAGGAAAATTTACCATTTTCACATATAA